The following are encoded together in the Defluviitalea raffinosedens genome:
- a CDS encoding metal-sensing transcriptional repressor, translating into MEKDKKEVLNLLKTARGQLDGIIRMVEEDRYCIDISKQILAVQALLKKSNLTVLKQHIHGCVRHALLNGEGEEKIEEIIMILDKYMK; encoded by the coding sequence ATTGAAAAAGACAAAAAAGAAGTACTCAATCTTTTAAAAACTGCAAGAGGACAATTAGATGGAATTATTCGTATGGTTGAAGAGGACAGATACTGTATCGATATATCTAAGCAAATTTTGGCAGTTCAGGCGTTGCTCAAAAAAAGTAATCTTACAGTATTAAAGCAACATATCCATGGTTGTGTAAGACATGCTCTGCTTAATGGAGAAGGAGAAGAAAAAATAGAGGAAATTATAATGATTTTAGATAAATATATGAAATAA
- a CDS encoding M14 family metallopeptidase, which produces MRGSDVAEVQSILKLIGYNISSVDGIFGENTEQAVKAFQRNNGLSADGIIGPRTYERLEPFLLGYALYKIKPGDTLYKIANQYSTNVYSITTANPGINPFFLNVGEEIIVPFGIDVVQTDIPYTYDVMEKDIQGLVMRYPFLVVDTIGKSVEGRNLYMIKLGEGPREVFYNGSHHSNEWITTPVLMKWIEQFSKAFAMDGIIRGYPARTIWEQATIYIVPMVNPDGVELVINGISPDHPRYNEIIQWNDGSTNFDRWKANIRGVDLNRNYDASWDEFKEMEESLGVDGPGPYLYGGPSPESEPESKAVADFTREHDFRLVLAYHTQGEVIFWNYRNLQPPEALKIGEMLAAVSGYTLAEPVGAALYAGYKDWFIKEYRRPGYTIEVGRGENPLPISQFEEIYENNEELLLLAALV; this is translated from the coding sequence ATGAGAGGTTCTGATGTTGCAGAAGTGCAAAGTATTTTAAAGCTTATAGGATATAATATAAGCAGTGTTGATGGGATTTTTGGAGAAAATACCGAGCAAGCAGTCAAAGCCTTTCAAAGAAATAATGGGTTAAGTGCGGATGGAATTATTGGTCCAAGAACTTATGAGAGATTGGAACCTTTTTTGCTTGGATATGCTTTATATAAAATTAAACCTGGAGATACACTTTATAAAATTGCCAATCAATATTCCACAAATGTATATAGCATCACGACTGCTAACCCCGGAATCAATCCCTTCTTTTTGAATGTGGGAGAAGAAATTATTGTTCCCTTTGGCATTGATGTTGTCCAGACGGATATACCTTATACTTATGATGTGATGGAAAAAGATATTCAAGGTCTGGTAATGAGATATCCTTTTTTAGTAGTGGATACGATTGGAAAGAGTGTTGAAGGAAGAAATTTATATATGATCAAACTAGGGGAAGGGCCAAGAGAAGTTTTTTATAATGGATCTCATCACTCCAATGAATGGATTACTACACCTGTTTTAATGAAATGGATTGAGCAATTTTCTAAAGCATTTGCCATGGATGGCATTATAAGAGGGTATCCGGCAAGGACTATATGGGAACAAGCAACGATCTATATCGTTCCAATGGTAAATCCTGATGGGGTAGAACTGGTCATCAATGGAATATCTCCGGATCATCCAAGATATAACGAGATCATCCAGTGGAATGATGGCAGTACGAATTTCGACAGATGGAAGGCCAATATCAGAGGAGTGGATTTAAATCGAAACTACGATGCCTCCTGGGATGAATTCAAAGAGATGGAAGAAAGTTTAGGAGTAGATGGTCCGGGACCATATTTATATGGAGGACCATCTCCGGAATCAGAGCCAGAATCTAAAGCAGTAGCTGATTTTACCAGGGAACATGATTTTCGTCTGGTATTGGCTTATCATACTCAGGGAGAAGTAATTTTCTGGAATTACAGAAACCTTCAGCCTCCGGAAGCATTAAAAATAGGAGAAATGCTTGCCGCTGTCAGTGGCTATACTCTTGCTGAGCCTGTTGGTGCTGCCCTGTATGCCGGATATAAAGATTGGTTTATTAAAGAATACAGAAGGCCGGGATATACCATAGAAGTAGGAAGAGGAGAGAATCCACTGCCTATCTCTCAATTTGAGGAAATATATGAAAATAACGAAGAATTACTATTATTAGCTGCATTAGTTTAA